One segment of Ignavibacteria bacterium DNA contains the following:
- a CDS encoding DUF547 domain-containing protein encodes MKSALFSILFTLVTFSVTVFIASAQLDHSAYSAVLGSHVRDGRVDYAGIKKDGRFAPYLASLSSTKASGLKGADRLAFWINVYNAFTIKLICDNFPLKSIRDLSNGKVWDRPLVTIEQTTYSLNEIENDLIRPLGDNRIHFALVCAARSCPPLLSEAYTAANVDSLLDLQAQRFLNDPALNRFDNAAGKAYLSHVFEWYLADFGKTHADLLRTISRYLQQPIRARLEKEPKAWTIVWNDYDWSLNGK; translated from the coding sequence ATGAAATCTGCCCTTTTCAGCATTCTTTTTACGTTGGTAACGTTCTCTGTGACCGTCTTCATCGCATCCGCACAGCTGGACCATTCGGCCTATTCTGCAGTGCTAGGGTCTCACGTCCGTGATGGAAGAGTGGACTATGCTGGCATCAAGAAGGATGGCAGGTTTGCCCCCTACCTTGCTTCTCTGTCTTCGACCAAGGCGTCTGGGTTAAAGGGTGCAGATCGACTAGCCTTTTGGATCAACGTCTATAATGCGTTCACGATCAAGTTGATCTGTGACAACTTTCCGCTGAAGTCCATTCGGGATCTATCGAATGGAAAGGTTTGGGACCGACCCCTCGTAACGATCGAGCAGACTACGTACTCACTCAATGAGATCGAGAACGATCTGATCCGTCCACTCGGCGACAATCGAATTCATTTTGCTCTGGTTTGCGCAGCCCGGAGTTGTCCGCCCCTCTTGTCAGAAGCATACACAGCCGCGAACGTAGACTCCCTTCTGGACCTTCAAGCGCAGAGGTTTCTCAATGACCCAGCTTTGAACCGATTTGACAACGCAGCAGGAAAGGCCTATCTCTCACACGTATTCGAGTGGTATTTGGCCGATTTCGGGAAGACCCATGCGGACCTTTTGCGGACGATCTCGCGCTACCTGCAACAGCCGATACGGGCTCGTCTTGAAAAAGAGCCTAAGGCATGGACCATCGTGTGGAATGACTACGACTGGTCACTCAACGGCAAATGA
- a CDS encoding cytochrome-c peroxidase codes for MLRSSSFGKGLCTVGIHALVILLTACANDVQTPPLDLPLIDQPQGFPAQEFPADNVPNADRIALGKILFFSTELSRTRSVSCASCHVQSKAFTDGLAVSVGVDDRSGTRNAPSLFNVGYGPYFLREGGVPTLEMQVLVPVQEHNEFDMNMLEVVDRFAADTAIQRMSRAAYDRDIDSYVITRAIASFERTLISGSSRADNNDLNASERRGKELFASERAGCSSCHGGFLYTTHTFANNGVYASYTDPGRQRLTFRAEDLNVFKVPSLRNVARTAPYMHNGGIGTLREVLEIYNAGGYAHPNKDPRLHALGLTTTELDELEAFLRTLTDERSLTDLRYRQ; via the coding sequence ATGCTCCGCTCGTCATCATTCGGTAAGGGGCTCTGCACGGTTGGTATCCATGCGCTGGTCATTCTCCTAACAGCGTGTGCCAACGATGTACAGACACCTCCGCTCGATCTACCGCTGATTGACCAACCGCAGGGCTTTCCGGCGCAAGAGTTCCCAGCCGATAACGTTCCCAATGCAGATCGCATTGCCCTCGGCAAGATCCTCTTCTTCAGCACAGAGCTCTCGCGCACCCGCAGTGTTTCATGTGCATCATGTCACGTGCAGTCGAAGGCATTCACAGACGGACTCGCCGTTAGCGTTGGCGTTGACGATCGCAGTGGAACCCGCAATGCCCCTTCACTGTTCAATGTGGGGTACGGTCCATACTTCCTACGGGAAGGGGGCGTTCCCACATTAGAGATGCAAGTGCTTGTTCCGGTACAGGAGCACAACGAATTCGATATGAACATGCTGGAGGTTGTGGATCGGTTTGCGGCCGACACAGCCATTCAACGAATGAGCCGTGCGGCATACGATCGTGATATCGATTCCTACGTGATCACGCGTGCGATAGCATCATTTGAGCGAACACTCATCAGTGGTTCGTCTCGGGCCGACAACAACGATCTCAACGCATCAGAACGTCGAGGCAAGGAGCTCTTTGCCAGCGAGCGTGCTGGGTGCAGCTCATGTCACGGCGGCTTTCTCTACACCACCCACACCTTTGCGAACAACGGGGTCTATGCATCATACACCGACCCAGGGCGCCAGAGACTTACGTTTCGTGCCGAAGATCTGAACGTATTCAAAGTACCGTCCTTGCGTAATGTTGCACGCACAGCCCCCTACATGCATAATGGCGGTATCGGAACGTTGCGGGAAGTGCTGGAGATCTACAATGCAGGGGGCTATGCACATCCCAACAAAGACCCGCGATTGCATGCATTGGGATTGACGACAACGGAACTCGACGAACTTGAGGCATTTTTGAGAACACTTACTGATGAACGATCACTGACCGACCTGCGATATCGACAATGA
- a CDS encoding TonB-dependent receptor: MRTLGSLLTALVLLSVSALAQGSGVIIGQVSDAISKENLNGLNVLLAGRTKMVTTRGDGSFIIGNVPPGQHVVKIWGLGWLPQERTVDVVGSDTVRVAIVLDPTNRNMGEIMVYAASRRGEKLTDAPAAIDIVTPMALEQAAAHGQTAKALEHFAGVDVAQSGSNDFNVNARGFNSSINRRMLVLIDGRDPSTPLINLIEWNSMQTVMEDLASIEVVHGPGSALYGPNAYNGVINMRTFSPREVLGTRVTVSAGEWETYRASIRHAGAMGDFSYKLAIGGNYSYNYSLVPRNLDPTKPNNGLEYPGPSYDVTDTTRGYSRILSDAHRHPFAVGGTLRLDYDLSPTSKVLAEGGFSASGDEMYVNQTGRLVVQRVEKPFARLAYQSENFNVQGLWQRRVTPLKQVVYNAVAASPEESTIMGVDAQYNNTIADANLHYIVGVNAEYQDIYSPARVDTIAYYTKTGAPVLEGVGLTDPQQLYGRFLGGYTQLEWKPTNVVTVVGALRVDASNLFDLQLSPKLGVVLEPMKGQSFRLTYNRSFLRPSYAELYRYSPAGAPANLSAIPGIVDSVTSQLVGRPVQANLPLTANTAQWNLGNVQLDPETAQSFEFGYKGSFDAKLFVGFNVYFNRRADFISAPLGGITPDVYAPVRSNTGDAETDRIADSVMFAEVRKVRAGGVPVDPNRLAYYKGLASLVIAPTNIAIVNEIGTEISAAYFLTNELSVNANYAYLDTKVVDNDVPAAKILPNTSRHRINGGISYLNAGNYDAGIEIRYVEGFKWIAGLFEGFVPSYAVVNLNAGYYITADLRASVNVFNLLDRQHYEVFGGTILRRQVTGTISYTF, translated from the coding sequence ATGCGCACGCTTGGTTCTCTCTTGACAGCTCTTGTTCTTCTTTCGGTTTCCGCTTTGGCGCAAGGTTCGGGTGTGATCATTGGACAGGTGTCGGACGCGATCTCCAAGGAGAACCTCAACGGGCTGAATGTGTTACTTGCCGGACGCACCAAGATGGTGACGACGCGTGGTGATGGTTCGTTTATCATCGGTAATGTTCCTCCAGGTCAGCACGTCGTGAAGATCTGGGGTCTTGGTTGGCTGCCTCAGGAGCGTACAGTAGACGTGGTGGGATCGGACACTGTCCGAGTAGCTATCGTCCTCGACCCAACGAACCGGAACATGGGCGAGATCATGGTCTATGCCGCATCGCGTAGAGGAGAGAAACTCACGGATGCTCCGGCAGCTATCGACATCGTCACTCCCATGGCACTCGAGCAAGCCGCTGCCCACGGACAGACCGCAAAGGCCCTTGAGCACTTTGCCGGTGTGGATGTTGCGCAGAGTGGTTCAAACGACTTCAACGTGAATGCACGGGGCTTCAATAGCTCGATCAACCGTCGAATGCTTGTACTCATCGACGGACGCGATCCATCAACGCCCCTTATCAACCTCATTGAATGGAATTCGATGCAGACCGTGATGGAAGATCTTGCTTCCATCGAAGTGGTACACGGTCCGGGATCGGCACTCTATGGTCCTAACGCCTACAACGGCGTGATCAACATGCGTACCTTTTCACCGCGGGAAGTTCTTGGTACCCGTGTGACCGTATCTGCCGGCGAATGGGAGACGTATCGTGCCTCGATCCGTCACGCAGGCGCGATGGGAGACTTCTCCTACAAGCTTGCCATCGGTGGTAACTACTCCTACAACTACTCGCTCGTGCCGCGGAATCTCGATCCAACAAAACCGAACAACGGTCTCGAATATCCGGGTCCCTCGTACGACGTAACAGACACTACTCGCGGCTATTCGCGCATCCTCTCTGATGCGCACCGACATCCGTTCGCTGTAGGCGGCACACTACGTCTCGATTATGATCTCTCACCAACAAGTAAGGTTCTTGCTGAAGGGGGCTTCTCAGCATCCGGCGACGAAATGTATGTGAATCAAACGGGTCGACTAGTTGTTCAGCGAGTTGAAAAACCCTTTGCACGTCTTGCCTATCAAAGCGAGAACTTCAACGTTCAGGGTCTTTGGCAACGTCGGGTAACGCCGCTCAAGCAAGTGGTCTACAATGCTGTTGCTGCGTCTCCCGAAGAATCGACCATCATGGGTGTTGATGCCCAATACAACAACACCATTGCCGATGCCAACCTTCACTACATCGTTGGCGTGAATGCCGAGTATCAGGACATCTATTCGCCGGCCCGTGTTGATACCATTGCGTATTACACAAAGACCGGTGCGCCCGTCCTTGAAGGTGTAGGCCTCACCGATCCGCAACAATTGTATGGTCGCTTCCTCGGCGGCTATACCCAACTCGAATGGAAGCCTACAAATGTTGTGACCGTTGTTGGTGCATTGCGAGTAGATGCCTCGAACCTGTTCGATCTTCAACTATCGCCGAAGCTCGGCGTGGTTCTCGAACCAATGAAGGGACAGAGCTTCCGCCTCACCTATAACCGCTCGTTCCTTCGTCCTAGCTATGCAGAACTCTATCGGTATTCTCCGGCTGGTGCCCCGGCAAATCTCAGTGCCATTCCGGGTATCGTAGACTCGGTTACGAGTCAGCTCGTTGGACGTCCGGTACAGGCCAATCTGCCCCTTACCGCAAACACCGCACAGTGGAACCTGGGCAATGTTCAACTCGATCCGGAAACGGCGCAGTCATTCGAATTCGGCTACAAAGGCAGCTTCGATGCAAAGCTCTTTGTAGGCTTCAACGTCTACTTCAACCGTCGCGCAGATTTCATCTCTGCGCCGCTGGGTGGTATCACGCCTGATGTGTATGCGCCGGTTCGCAGTAACACGGGTGACGCGGAAACGGACCGCATCGCTGACTCTGTGATGTTCGCCGAAGTCCGCAAGGTTCGTGCCGGCGGAGTGCCGGTTGACCCGAACAGACTTGCCTACTACAAGGGTCTTGCTTCTCTTGTGATCGCACCAACGAACATTGCCATCGTCAATGAGATCGGTACCGAGATCAGCGCTGCCTACTTCCTTACGAACGAGCTCAGCGTAAATGCGAACTATGCCTACCTCGACACCAAGGTGGTTGACAACGATGTGCCGGCGGCAAAGATCCTTCCGAATACATCACGTCATCGCATCAACGGCGGTATCTCGTATCTCAATGCCGGTAACTACGATGCAGGGATCGAGATCCGATATGTGGAAGGCTTCAAGTGGATCGCCGGCCTGTTCGAAGGATTCGTTCCTTCATACGCGGTGGTCAACCTCAATGCGGGTTACTACATCACAGCAGATCTGCGTGCATCCGTGAATGTGTTCA
- a CDS encoding fatty acid desaturase, protein MLLRFKEDRRTVAYMAVTTLVFVLQWTIVGFQPLLYVGYLFLSVAVTVIAHNHNHLPIFRKPFLNTLTDYWLTVFYGFPAFAWIPTHNMNHHRLNNKEGDYTITYRLTENNTLLMLLFYPTMSSYFQQKPIRDYLRNMWNGDRRKWALAAGQYLMLFVWIGTFLVLDWQKALLYVVIPQQVGLFAVLVFNYVQHVHADEESQWNHSRNFTGWLNLLLFNNGYHTVHHDKAGSHWSKAPELHAAVAKNIDPVLIEKSFWWYIFRVYFLGALIPKFRTKSMRLARMQHSS, encoded by the coding sequence ATGTTGCTCAGATTCAAAGAAGACAGACGCACGGTAGCCTATATGGCTGTTACCACGCTCGTCTTCGTCCTTCAGTGGACCATCGTCGGTTTCCAACCACTTCTCTATGTTGGTTACCTTTTCCTTTCTGTTGCTGTAACGGTGATCGCACACAATCACAATCACTTGCCGATTTTCCGCAAGCCATTCCTTAACACCCTTACCGACTATTGGCTTACGGTGTTCTATGGCTTCCCAGCATTTGCGTGGATTCCAACCCACAACATGAATCACCATCGCCTGAATAACAAAGAGGGCGACTACACGATCACGTATCGGTTGACGGAGAATAACACGCTTCTGATGCTGCTGTTCTACCCAACCATGAGCTCCTACTTCCAGCAGAAGCCTATCCGCGACTATCTCCGCAACATGTGGAATGGTGACAGGCGCAAGTGGGCACTGGCGGCCGGACAGTACTTGATGCTCTTTGTGTGGATCGGCACGTTCTTGGTGCTGGACTGGCAAAAGGCGCTTCTCTACGTCGTTATTCCACAACAGGTTGGCCTGTTCGCAGTGTTGGTCTTCAATTACGTACAGCACGTGCATGCCGATGAAGAATCGCAGTGGAATCACTCCCGAAACTTCACCGGCTGGCTGAATCTCCTCCTCTTCAACAATGGATATCACACTGTTCACCACGACAAAGCAGGTTCCCATTGGAGCAAGGCTCCGGAACTTCATGCGGCCGTGGCCAAGAACATCGACCCTGTGTTGATCGAGAAGAGTTTCTGGTGGTACATCTTCCGTGTTTACTTCCTCGGAGCCCTCATCCCGAAGTTTCGCACGAAGTCCATGCGCTTAGCCCGCATGCAGCACAGCTCATAA
- the ddpX gene encoding D-alanyl-D-alanine dipeptidase, translated as MLTLLTVCMITMTFETQPRDTVLVPLHVVVPDLLTDVRYATADNFTKRVLYTSDTLSARHIVAESLAVAQRAARARGLQLKVYDAYRPLSIQRLMWSIVPDERYVADPAKGSRHNRGCALDLTLCDSSGNELNMGTGYDEFTERAAATYTNLDPAVLENRKLLQNIMSDAGFDVLPSEWWHFDLRGWERFAILNE; from the coding sequence ATGCTTACGCTCCTTACAGTCTGCATGATCACCATGACCTTTGAAACACAGCCAAGGGATACAGTCCTCGTTCCATTGCATGTGGTTGTTCCAGACCTGCTGACTGACGTACGGTACGCCACAGCGGACAACTTCACGAAACGTGTCTTATACACCAGCGATACACTTTCCGCACGTCACATTGTGGCGGAGAGCCTGGCTGTGGCTCAGCGCGCGGCACGTGCACGTGGACTCCAACTCAAGGTCTATGATGCCTATCGCCCCCTAAGCATACAACGTCTGATGTGGAGCATCGTGCCCGACGAACGATACGTAGCAGATCCGGCAAAGGGTTCTCGTCACAATCGAGGATGTGCCCTTGATCTTACGTTATGCGATAGTAGCGGTAACGAGCTTAACATGGGTACCGGCTATGACGAGTTCACAGAACGTGCAGCTGCAACCTATACAAACCTCGATCCTGCAGTTCTTGAGAATCGTAAACTTCTTCAGAACATCATGTCCGATGCGGGTTTTGACGTGTTGCCGAGTGAGTGGTGGCACTTTGACCTGCGTGGGTGGGAGCGATTCGCCATCTTGAACGAATGA
- a CDS encoding cytochrome-c peroxidase: MKNFALILTTVITVYGCTEEAPAPPSPPVYDPTPYVIDMTRLPAGTDMVPLPTDWPLTKQRVLLGRMMFHDPSLSRDGTQSCASCHVQGDGFTDLRRFSIGVKGLAGTRQSMPLSNLAWHKNGFFWDGRAPRLREQALRPILDPIEMNNTMANLEATLNASQVYRDQFTRAFESDTISYVEIGVALEQYMFTLISGDNKFDRVFRGEATFTEQEERGRLLFFREFDVTGKKKGAECFHCHGGPNFTNDRYMNNGLDDDASFVDLGRAKVTKVPADNAKFKTPSLRNVAVTPPYMHDGRFATLEEVIDHYNAGVKQSSTVDPLMQFLLNPGIKLTSDDKADLIAFLKTLTDQTFLTNPAYAKP; encoded by the coding sequence ATGAAGAACTTCGCCCTCATCCTTACAACAGTGATCACGGTGTACGGCTGCACAGAAGAAGCTCCGGCTCCGCCTTCTCCGCCGGTTTACGACCCAACACCGTACGTGATCGACATGACCAGGCTGCCTGCCGGCACTGACATGGTTCCGTTACCTACAGATTGGCCGCTAACGAAACAACGTGTGCTGCTTGGCAGAATGATGTTCCACGACCCGTCGCTCTCGCGAGATGGCACACAGAGTTGTGCATCGTGTCACGTCCAAGGCGATGGCTTCACCGATCTCCGTCGTTTCAGCATCGGCGTTAAGGGACTAGCCGGCACCCGCCAGTCTATGCCCCTTTCAAATCTTGCATGGCACAAGAACGGTTTCTTTTGGGATGGGCGTGCTCCTCGTCTTCGCGAACAAGCTCTGCGTCCGATCCTCGACCCGATCGAGATGAACAACACTATGGCCAATCTCGAGGCCACTCTCAATGCGTCTCAAGTCTATCGCGACCAGTTCACGCGCGCCTTTGAATCAGACACGATCTCCTATGTAGAGATCGGTGTAGCACTTGAACAGTACATGTTCACCCTTATCTCAGGCGACAACAAATTTGATAGGGTGTTTCGCGGAGAGGCTACATTCACAGAACAGGAAGAACGCGGCCGACTTCTCTTCTTTCGAGAGTTTGACGTAACGGGAAAGAAGAAGGGGGCCGAGTGTTTCCACTGTCACGGCGGTCCCAACTTCACCAATGACCGCTACATGAATAACGGTCTTGATGATGATGCTTCCTTTGTTGATCTTGGTCGGGCGAAAGTGACGAAGGTCCCCGCAGATAACGCAAAGTTCAAAACACCATCACTCCGTAACGTAGCCGTCACTCCGCCCTACATGCATGATGGCCGCTTTGCTACCCTTGAGGAAGTGATCGACCATTACAACGCTGGTGTGAAGCAGAGCAGCACCGTTGATCCTCTCATGCAGTTCTTGCTAAATCCGGGCATCAAGCTCACTTCCGACGACAAAGCGGATCTCATTGCCTTCCTTAAGACCTTAACGGACCAGACGTTCCTCACGAATCCTGCGTACGCGAAGCCGTGA
- a CDS encoding TonB family protein produces the protein MFVFSLMFCFAVIMGSTTILSQDTLPVRWDYSDLYVSYPAEARDHQLEGTVVVWVRVDERGNVKSWRIVNSMSDPLDSAVISGIRSLRFKPRAINGRAVANGEAYVRFSFGGHYGGHGLDQYEHAVVNYNALLDMPEHTIGVLYYTERFYGRGRVRFIHGDIERARTDYDIARKRGCELPWYGKVQHDLVDPLLPRDTTSRDSLMKYAQLLSEYQLPLEALDMLLRIMAKYGEQQDVILELAKCYGVVQDWQKKWDMYRWCIQHGDTTTSVRLAASWAAYLARDDRSAVELCEELADKYPDDQNIQGNYGLALLTLERYAEATAIYQRIEDMEGDPSYYMLSDLKRHIGIGFPGKDKAREILRDVFKIPVLYIP, from the coding sequence ATGTTTGTCTTTTCATTGATGTTCTGTTTTGCCGTGATCATGGGATCAACTACTATCCTCTCTCAGGATACCCTGCCGGTGCGGTGGGACTACAGTGATCTCTACGTCTCATACCCGGCCGAAGCTAGGGATCATCAACTTGAGGGTACAGTGGTCGTCTGGGTCCGCGTTGACGAGCGTGGTAATGTGAAGTCGTGGCGTATTGTGAATTCAATGAGTGATCCCCTAGACTCCGCTGTTATATCCGGCATACGCAGCCTACGATTTAAGCCTCGAGCGATCAACGGCAGAGCGGTCGCGAATGGTGAAGCGTATGTCAGATTTAGCTTTGGGGGCCACTATGGAGGCCATGGACTCGACCAATACGAACATGCTGTAGTCAACTACAACGCTCTCCTTGATATGCCAGAACACACCATCGGGGTGTTATACTATACAGAACGATTCTATGGTCGTGGTCGAGTGAGATTCATTCACGGCGATATCGAACGAGCTCGGACAGACTATGATATCGCTCGAAAGAGAGGCTGTGAACTGCCTTGGTATGGAAAGGTCCAGCACGATCTCGTTGATCCGCTCCTTCCGCGTGACACAACATCAAGAGACTCCTTGATGAAGTACGCCCAACTTCTGTCTGAATACCAACTGCCGCTAGAAGCACTAGACATGCTCCTTCGCATCATGGCAAAGTATGGCGAGCAACAAGATGTGATCCTCGAGCTAGCGAAGTGTTATGGTGTTGTTCAGGATTGGCAGAAAAAGTGGGACATGTATCGCTGGTGCATTCAGCATGGTGACACAACAACATCCGTACGGCTGGCTGCTTCCTGGGCGGCTTATCTCGCACGAGACGATCGATCGGCCGTAGAGCTTTGTGAAGAACTTGCTGACAAGTATCCGGATGACCAAAACATCCAAGGCAACTATGGACTCGCATTATTAACGTTAGAACGGTATGCCGAGGCAACAGCCATCTACCAGAGAATAGAAGACATGGAGGGTGACCCTAGTTACTACATGTTGAGTGACCTCAAGCGACACATTGGAATAGGATTCCCTGGAAAGGACAAGGCTCGTGAGATCCTGAGAGACGTCTTCAAGATTCCAGTCCTATACATTCCGTGA
- a CDS encoding T9SS type A sorting domain-containing protein: MNRPKVYQMRTISLIAATFLIHISAISGEIGIVFNAMMNGNPFVMDQPVPMDNGRYYFSPRMLRFYVAEISFVHDGGLRTKADNVYLLVDVNDVSRYVVGNYDISRIDSLEIHIGVDRIANHNDPSIYPPEHPLALKDPTMHWGWAAGYRFIALEGSAGSTAATAKADVQVHSVGDTLYRRIVIPVTSTVTSSGVDVVLNAEYSALLKDLDVSQGLIFHGYGPETETLTENMATRVFTAAAPSSVNEGDQAISTSVHPNPASDVVSVTVSETAANVMLVDAVGRVVTTAELTGGRSSISVATLSVGSYTIVIDAGNGRISHAPLVIIR, encoded by the coding sequence ATGAACCGCCCTAAAGTGTACCAGATGCGTACGATCTCTCTCATTGCCGCAACGTTTTTGATCCATATTTCTGCCATTTCTGGGGAGATTGGGATCGTCTTCAATGCGATGATGAATGGAAATCCATTTGTGATGGATCAACCGGTACCAATGGACAACGGACGGTATTATTTCTCTCCGCGGATGCTTCGATTCTACGTTGCAGAGATCAGCTTTGTCCATGATGGCGGACTACGCACCAAGGCCGATAATGTGTATCTGCTGGTTGATGTGAACGATGTATCGAGGTATGTAGTTGGCAACTATGATATCTCGCGCATCGATAGCCTTGAGATCCACATCGGTGTTGACAGAATTGCGAACCACAATGACCCTTCGATCTATCCACCGGAACATCCTCTTGCACTCAAGGACCCAACGATGCACTGGGGATGGGCTGCAGGATATCGGTTCATCGCTCTTGAGGGATCGGCCGGCTCAACAGCAGCAACAGCAAAGGCAGATGTTCAGGTCCACAGCGTTGGTGATACGCTCTACCGTCGAATCGTGATTCCTGTGACATCTACAGTGACCTCCTCCGGCGTGGACGTGGTCCTCAATGCGGAGTATAGTGCCTTGCTCAAGGATCTGGACGTGTCACAAGGACTCATCTTCCATGGATATGGACCAGAGACCGAGACACTGACCGAGAACATGGCAACGCGAGTCTTTACGGCCGCTGCTCCGTCATCCGTCAACGAAGGTGATCAGGCTATTTCCACATCGGTCCATCCAAACCCCGCTTCTGATGTGGTTTCGGTTACTGTTTCCGAAACAGCGGCGAACGTAATGTTGGTTGACGCTGTTGGTCGGGTAGTGACCACTGCCGAACTCACCGGCGGCAGGTCTTCCATTTCCGTTGCAACACTCTCGGTTGGTTCCTATACCATTGTCATCGACGCCGGAAACGGTCGTATCTCCCATGCTCCGCTCGTCATCATTCGGTAA
- a CDS encoding serine hydrolase, whose translation MRFFCVLLFFVVVSPLTAQELYFPPIAGTEWATTSPSELEWCQERIDSLYSFNERSNTKALIILKNGKMVLEKYFGTFTQDSLWYWASAGKTVTSVLVGHAQENGLLDITKSSKTYLGAGWSSCTPEQEDAITVRHHLTMTTGLEGRTPDDDCKIPTCLTYRTAPGTLWDYYNAGYLLLQDVVAKASGLSYQQYYARNLASRTGMGGLWLDGVLYSKPRAMARFGLMLLAGGVWNGDTILHDREYYNAMKNTSQDLNPSYGYLFWLNGKGSYIQPGIPFVFSSDIIPSAPDDLYSGLGKNDQKVYVVPSQGLVVVRMGNKADDELPAISGFDEDLWTLISQLPCSTTAVTEERAANASTFLWPNPAIDVLYHDGAEYIIRSLDGRIVMQGISHSVSLGQLPAGVYAFESKVGSTTRRTVLVKSQ comes from the coding sequence ATGCGTTTTTTCTGTGTACTTCTCTTCTTCGTGGTGGTGAGCCCCCTTACAGCACAGGAGCTGTATTTTCCACCGATCGCCGGCACCGAATGGGCAACTACGTCTCCGTCTGAGCTAGAGTGGTGCCAGGAACGCATCGACTCGCTCTACAGCTTCAACGAACGCTCCAACACAAAGGCGCTGATCATTCTCAAGAATGGGAAGATGGTCCTTGAGAAGTATTTCGGAACGTTCACACAGGACAGTCTGTGGTATTGGGCCTCAGCAGGAAAGACGGTAACGTCGGTTTTGGTTGGGCATGCCCAAGAGAATGGTCTGTTGGATATCACAAAGTCGAGCAAGACGTATCTGGGTGCGGGATGGAGTTCGTGCACACCTGAACAAGAAGACGCGATCACTGTTCGACATCACCTCACGATGACCACGGGTCTTGAAGGACGCACGCCTGACGATGATTGCAAGATCCCTACATGTCTAACGTATCGCACAGCTCCGGGGACTCTGTGGGACTACTACAACGCCGGCTATCTGCTTCTGCAAGATGTTGTGGCGAAGGCATCGGGGTTGAGCTATCAGCAGTACTACGCTCGCAATCTTGCAAGTAGGACGGGCATGGGCGGACTCTGGCTGGATGGCGTGTTGTATTCCAAACCACGCGCGATGGCCCGATTTGGACTGATGTTGTTGGCAGGGGGCGTGTGGAATGGAGATACCATCCTCCACGACCGAGAATATTACAATGCGATGAAGAACACATCGCAGGATCTCAATCCTTCCTACGGCTACCTCTTCTGGCTCAACGGCAAGGGGAGCTATATACAGCCGGGCATACCATTTGTTTTCTCGAGCGATATCATCCCATCAGCCCCCGATGATCTCTACTCAGGGCTTGGCAAGAACGACCAAAAAGTCTACGTGGTACCTAGTCAAGGCCTCGTTGTGGTGCGCATGGGCAACAAGGCAGACGATGAGCTCCCTGCGATCAGTGGATTCGATGAAGATCTTTGGACGTTGATATCACAACTGCCGTGCAGTACTACTGCAGTTACTGAAGAACGGGCCGCAAATGCCTCAACCTTCTTGTGGCCGAATCCGGCCATTGACGTACTCTACCACGATGGTGCGGAATACATCATACGATCCTTGGATGGCAGAATCGTGATGCAAGGCATATCACACAGCGTTTCACTAGGACAACTGCCCGCCGGCGTCTATGCCTTTGAATCTAAGGTTGGCTCAACCACACGTCGAACAGTTCTGGTTAAATCGCAGTAG